In a genomic window of Bicyclus anynana chromosome 5, ilBicAnyn1.1, whole genome shotgun sequence:
- the LOC112053260 gene encoding troponin C, isoallergen Bla g 6.0301 isoform X3, producing MSGLNVEVLRKAFDGFDHNRSGSIPCDFVADILRMMGQPFNKKILEELIEEVDADKSGRLEFPEFVTLAAKFIVEEDAEAMQKELREAFRLYDKEGNGYIPTSSLREILRELDEQLTDDELDGIIQEIDTDGSGTVDFDEFMEMMTGE from the exons ATGAGTGGGCTCAACGTTGAGG TCCTCCGCAAAGCGTTCGATGGCTTCGACCACAACCGCTCGGGCAGTATCCCATGTGATTTCGTAGCTGACATCCTTCGAATGATGGGTCAGCCCTTCAACAAGAAGATCCTTGAAGAGCTTATCGAGGAGGTTGATGCTGACA aatccGGTCGTCTGGAATTCCCTGAATTCGTCACTCTTGCTGCTAAGTTTATCGTAGAAGAAGACGCTGAGGCTATGCAGAAAGAACTCAGAGAAGCCTTTAGATTATACGATAAAGAAG GCAATGGTTACATTCCCACATCGAGCTTGCGTGAAATCCTTCGCGAGCTTGATGAGCAGCTGACTGATGACGAGCTCGACGGCATCATCCAAGAAATCGACACGGACGGCAGCGGCACAGTAGACTTCGATG AGTTCATGGAGATGATGACCGGCGAATAA
- the LOC112053260 gene encoding troponin C, isoallergen Bla g 6.0301 isoform X2, whose translation MVLDTEDWADELPPEQIAVLRKAFDGFDHNRSGSIPCDFVADILRMMGQPFNKKILEELIEEVDADKSGRLEFPEFVTLAAKFIVEEDAEAMQKELREAFRLYDKEGNGYIPTSSLREILRELDEQLTDDELDGIIQEIDTDGSGTVDFDEFMEMMTGE comes from the exons ATGGTTCTGGATACTGAAGACTGG GCCGATGAGCTCCCACCAGAACAAATCGCCG TCCTCCGCAAAGCGTTCGATGGCTTCGACCACAACCGCTCGGGCAGTATCCCATGTGATTTCGTAGCTGACATCCTTCGAATGATGGGTCAGCCCTTCAACAAGAAGATCCTTGAAGAGCTTATCGAGGAGGTTGATGCTGACA aatccGGTCGTCTGGAATTCCCTGAATTCGTCACTCTTGCTGCTAAGTTTATCGTAGAAGAAGACGCTGAGGCTATGCAGAAAGAACTCAGAGAAGCCTTTAGATTATACGATAAAGAAG GCAATGGTTACATTCCCACATCGAGCTTGCGTGAAATCCTTCGCGAGCTTGATGAGCAGCTGACTGATGACGAGCTCGACGGCATCATCCAAGAAATCGACACGGACGGCAGCGGCACAGTAGACTTCGATG AGTTCATGGAGATGATGACCGGCGAATAA
- the LOC112053260 gene encoding troponin C, isoallergen Bla g 6.0301 isoform X1, which produces MMTYITFYLFQADELPPEQIAVLRKAFDGFDHNRSGSIPCDFVADILRMMGQPFNKKILEELIEEVDADKSGRLEFPEFVTLAAKFIVEEDAEAMQKELREAFRLYDKEGNGYIPTSSLREILRELDEQLTDDELDGIIQEIDTDGSGTVDFDEFMEMMTGE; this is translated from the exons ATGATGACTTATATCACTTTTTATCTGTTTCAGGCCGATGAGCTCCCACCAGAACAAATCGCCG TCCTCCGCAAAGCGTTCGATGGCTTCGACCACAACCGCTCGGGCAGTATCCCATGTGATTTCGTAGCTGACATCCTTCGAATGATGGGTCAGCCCTTCAACAAGAAGATCCTTGAAGAGCTTATCGAGGAGGTTGATGCTGACA aatccGGTCGTCTGGAATTCCCTGAATTCGTCACTCTTGCTGCTAAGTTTATCGTAGAAGAAGACGCTGAGGCTATGCAGAAAGAACTCAGAGAAGCCTTTAGATTATACGATAAAGAAG GCAATGGTTACATTCCCACATCGAGCTTGCGTGAAATCCTTCGCGAGCTTGATGAGCAGCTGACTGATGACGAGCTCGACGGCATCATCCAAGAAATCGACACGGACGGCAGCGGCACAGTAGACTTCGATG AGTTCATGGAGATGATGACCGGCGAATAA